The proteins below are encoded in one region of Trueperaceae bacterium:
- a CDS encoding sensor histidine kinase: MSLPEPRGERAGWELWLPRITAYGPYATLAAGALFAFLGGDAPARPWWAGLLVVAAASWVYLLYTRPGPPPKGSPRAFVYFFGFVALAALLVLQHPLFFMVPVAAFFHVQVLGRPALVFLGLFVASIVTNSLIVYPQAAPGALWIFGIVVCVQTLGIGLGVLGTEKILALSSERARALEELRRVMRENEGLHAQLLEQAREAGVADERQRLAREIHDTVAQGLIGVITQLEAGRGADEPERLRRIENAMRIARESLVEARRAVQAATPTALEGRKLHHALEEVARSWSSLQRVPASFTVTGEPRDLHPEVEVSVLRVAQEALANVARHARASRVAVTLSYMGDVVTLDVRDDGVGFAPGSEGGGFGLAGMRARAEELGGSVHLESEPGRGTAVCLELPTVAPRYAS; this comes from the coding sequence GTGAGCCTCCCGGAGCCGCGGGGGGAGCGGGCGGGCTGGGAGCTCTGGCTCCCCAGGATCACCGCCTACGGTCCCTACGCCACGCTGGCGGCGGGGGCGCTCTTCGCCTTCCTGGGCGGGGACGCCCCCGCACGTCCGTGGTGGGCGGGCCTGCTCGTGGTCGCCGCCGCGAGCTGGGTCTACCTCCTCTACACCCGGCCGGGCCCGCCTCCGAAGGGCAGCCCGCGGGCGTTCGTCTACTTCTTCGGCTTCGTGGCCCTGGCGGCCCTGCTCGTCCTGCAGCACCCGCTGTTCTTCATGGTGCCGGTGGCGGCGTTCTTCCACGTCCAGGTGCTGGGGCGTCCGGCCCTGGTCTTCCTCGGCCTCTTCGTGGCGTCGATCGTGACGAACTCGCTGATCGTCTACCCGCAGGCCGCGCCGGGCGCGCTGTGGATCTTCGGGATCGTCGTGTGCGTGCAGACCCTGGGGATCGGCCTGGGCGTGCTGGGCACCGAGAAGATCCTGGCGCTGTCGAGCGAGCGGGCCAGGGCGCTGGAGGAGCTGAGGCGCGTGATGCGGGAGAACGAGGGCCTGCACGCCCAGCTCCTGGAGCAGGCTCGCGAGGCCGGCGTCGCCGACGAGCGCCAGCGGCTGGCCCGCGAGATCCACGACACCGTGGCCCAGGGCCTGATCGGCGTGATCACCCAGCTCGAGGCCGGCCGCGGCGCGGACGAGCCGGAGCGCCTGCGCCGCATCGAGAACGCCATGAGGATCGCCCGCGAGAGCCTCGTGGAGGCGCGCCGCGCCGTGCAGGCGGCCACGCCGACCGCTCTCGAGGGACGCAAGCTGCACCACGCGCTAGAGGAGGTGGCGCGCTCGTGGTCCTCCCTGCAACGGGTGCCGGCGTCGTTCACGGTCACCGGCGAGCCGCGCGACCTCCACCCCGAGGTGGAGGTCTCCGTCCTGCGCGTCGCGCAGGAGGCGCTGGCGAACGTCGCTCGGCACGCCCGCGCCTCGCGCGTGGCCGTGACGCTCTCCTACATGGGCGACGTCGTGACCCTCGACGTGCGCGACGACGGGGTCGGCTTCGCGCCGGGCAGCGAGGGCGGCGGCTTCGGCCTGGCGGGCATGCGCGCCCGCGCCGAGGAGCTGGGCGGCAGCGTGCACCTCGAGTCGGAGCCCGGCCGCGGCACGGCCGTGTGCCTCGAGCTGCCGACCGTGGCGCCGAGGTACGCGTCGTGA
- a CDS encoding response regulator transcription factor: MSAPIRVLVVDDHPVVRDGIRGMLSGASGIEVVGEAPGGAEAVELAASLRPDVVLMDLRMPGVDGVAAIREIVARGLESRVLVLTTYDTDREVLSAIEAGATGYLLKDAPRDELVRAVEATARGQAFLSASVGALLMERVRSPEPEALTERELEVLRLVASGATNRDIAERMFVSEATVKTHLLHVYEKLGVNDRAAAVAAAYDRGLLTPGERR; the protein is encoded by the coding sequence GTGAGCGCGCCCATACGCGTCCTCGTCGTCGACGACCACCCCGTGGTCCGCGACGGCATCCGCGGCATGCTCTCGGGCGCCAGCGGCATCGAGGTCGTGGGCGAGGCGCCCGGCGGCGCCGAGGCCGTGGAGCTGGCCGCGTCGCTGAGGCCCGACGTCGTGCTCATGGACCTGCGGATGCCCGGCGTGGACGGGGTCGCGGCGATCCGCGAGATCGTGGCGCGCGGCCTCGAGAGCCGCGTGCTCGTGCTCACGACCTACGACACCGACCGCGAGGTCCTCTCGGCCATCGAAGCGGGCGCCACCGGCTACCTGCTCAAGGACGCGCCGCGCGACGAGCTGGTGCGGGCCGTCGAGGCCACGGCGCGCGGCCAGGCGTTCCTCTCGGCGTCGGTGGGCGCGCTGCTGATGGAGAGGGTCAGGTCGCCCGAGCCGGAGGCGCTCACGGAGCGCGAGCTCGAGGTGCTGCGGCTCGTCGCCTCCGGCGCCACGAACCGCGACATCGCCGAGCGCATGTTCGTCAGCGAGGCGACGGTGAAGACCCACCTGCTGCACGTCTACGAGAAGCTGGGCGTGAACGACCGCGCCGCGGCCGTGGCGGCGGCCTACGACCGCGGCCTGCTCACCCCGGGCGAGCGGCGCTAG